One window of the Doryrhamphus excisus isolate RoL2022-K1 chromosome 10, RoL_Dexc_1.0, whole genome shotgun sequence genome contains the following:
- the LOC131137111 gene encoding regulation of nuclear pre-mRNA domain-containing protein 2-like isoform X2, producing the protein MAADSEAASGHGARSSNAALEASLDRRFQGISNTMDSIQSLSGWCIENKKHSGLIVRYWMKWLKKSDNSHRLNLFYLANDVIQNCKRKNAIVFRSAFAEVLPNAVLLIKDPKVRKSVERIFSIWEERSVYPEELITQLKSNLNKKEKEREKQKEKVKVKEKGKESPPTNAPAKTKAAIKSKIVAEFTPSSLIEQLSGYKQAVAEEEHREKQLAALRLDICSTEAHKRLKDKAGGNKFAKDFEDGSLKLQEFVGFLEKELKTGPPLLEALENADIFYEMQYKEVKIVANAYSAFANRVTSLKKKLDSLKSTLPGPEDSPIPSPSEDAPSPTGSESPFLALGSVRAQVDPELDGKAMDDGDVASDDREDMDVSDEDERPSSTAGDKKGEMSPTLTKTKLDADAKPPATPTKTSKSNVASAAMTTPATPTSTSPTTPTTLGVNMAKVDLGKISSILSSLTAAMKNTTSPSPRPSPGTPTTPSGQSAASKVTPASPALASILSRVGDITPEGILNALSKSTTPALSNLLHSVTNSASATSTRTSPEAKTPGTPKAKSTAGSTLKKETPGRSRVWEKDLQLSPPPPPPPPLPPRVAAAVALPSLESKINSFLQGNPGFSLALGDSSPDGAGGTPVRDEAAGTPTQDEMMDAVGSVPESLGSSGDNNLSPTAYRSDPWDAVITPSGSNNHDDCYGSGKRSEEARKPVSASASNDVPKGKKDGQHSQGKTAPKGERRFSASSRKASTSSEDGKREDKVKGQKSPSGDGKDSGGYHRIETLVSPCTEGAPIQTVGYSNQPLAGERIKTVESIRVIGRGSRRGGGSGARPGSASMWYEEEKYMEAQSPLPHAAPPPLGMGQAGGADMLPTMPPPHHLLTHLPPPPPLPHPLPPPPPPQTQFQMPFLADSLQTPPPPHLHQIPPSPHFFSAPPSIPLPPPPPVSPTHLPTLPSAVMVGGILVPVDRPLPAPPAMRHDGAERGGPRGNNGAPRPLMSLLGEPPKLPRPGTVKEPFVPHHTPPIHRPGAPGVPPPLLGRVKEPSNLHLPSPTSPSTPNPPAVDCVPAPTGPNPPASPPGQSRNQPHSPVPLLALPTQRPPMASGSNRPQRGQHPRHFNQDHHGGGRRFHGNKRPGPPFAGGPFHGQKRPFVPPRY; encoded by the exons atggcggccgATTCTGAAGCTGCGAGCGGCCATGGAGCCCGCAGCTCTAACGCTGCCTTGGAAGCCTCTTTGGACCGCCGCTTTCAAGGAATATCCAACACCATGGACTCCATCCAGAGCCTCTCCGGCTGGTGCATAGAGAACAAAAAGCACAGCGGCCTCATCGTTCGCTACTGGATGAAGTGGCTGAAGAAAT CGGACAACAGTCACCGTTTGAATCTCTTCTACCTTGCCAACGACGTCATCCAGAACTGCAAAAGGAAGAATGCCATCGTGTTCCGCTCTGCCTTCGCCGAGGTCCTTCCAAACGCCGTTCTGCTCATCAA AGACCCCAAGGTCCGTAAGTCGGTGGAAAGGATCTTTTCAATCTGGGAGGAACGCAGCGTGTATCCCGAGGAGCTCATCACCCAGTTGAAAAGCAACCTGAACAAGAAGGAAAAGGAGCGGGAGAAGCAGAAggaaaaagtgaaagtgaaggaaaaaggaaaagagaGCCCCCCTACCAATG CTCCAGCCAAGACCAAAGCTGCAATCAAGTCCAAGATCGTTGCCGAGTTTACA CCCAGCTCACTGATAGAGCAGCTGTCGGGATACAAGCAAGCGGTGGCGGAGGAGGAACACCGGGAGAAGCAGCTCGCAGCTCTCCGGCTGGACATCTGCAGCACCGAGGCCCACAAGAGGCTCAAAG ACAAAGCGGGAGGGAACAAGTTTGCCAAGGACTTCGAGGACGGCAGCCTGAAGCTGCAGGAGTTTGTCGGCTTCCTGGAGAAGGAGTTGAAGACGGGGCCCCCCCTGCTGGAAGCGTTGGAAAATGCGGACATCTTCTACGAGATGCAATACAAGGAGGTCAAGATTGTGGCTAAT GCTTACAGTGCTTTTGCTAACCGTGTGACCAGTCTTAAAAAgaaactggactccctcaagtCCACTCTACCCGGACCCGAGGACTCCCCCATCCCTTCACCCTCCGAAGACGCCCCTTCCCCCACCGGGTCCGAGTCCCCGTTCCTTGCACTGGGTTCTGTGAGAGCCCAGGTTGATCCTGAGCTGGATGGAAAGGCCATGGATGACGGGGATGTGGCAAGCGACGACAGGGAGGACATGGACGTGTCGGATGAAGACGAGCGGCCTTCATCGACAGCAG GGGACAAAAAAGGCGAGATGTCtccgactctaaccaagacCAAGTTGGACGCAGACGCCAAGCCTCCCGCCACACCTACCAAGACCTCGAAATCTAACGTTGCATCCGCTGCTATGACAACTCCAGCCACTCCTACCTCCACCTCTCCGACCACGCCCACGACTCTGGGAGTCAACATGGCCAAGGTGGACCTGGGAAAGATCAGCTCCATTCTCAGTTCCCTCACGGCCGCCATGAAGAACACAA CTAGCCCCTCGCCTCGGCCGTCCCCAGGAACACCCACCACCCCGTCCGGCCAGTCCGCAGCCTCCAAAGTGACCCCTGCAAGCCCCGCCCTGGCCAGCATCTTGTCACGCGTGGGTGACATCACACCCGAAGGCATACTGAACGCTCTGTCGAAAAGCACCACACCAG CGTTATCCAATCTCCTGCACAGCGTCACAAACTCCGCCTCCGCCACGTCAACTCGAACGTCGCCAGAGGCAAAGACCCCGGGCACCCCGAAAGCTAAATCCACCGCGGGGAGCACCCTCAAAAAGGAGACGCCCGGCAGGAGCAGAGTCTGGGAGAAGGACCTCCAGCTCTCGCCGcctcccccgccgccgccgcctctgCCTCCCCGCGTCGCCGCTGCTGTCGCCCTTCCCAGTCTTGAGTCCAAAATCAACAGTTTCTTGCAGGGCAATCCCGGTTTTAGTCTGGCCCTCGGCGATAGCAGTCCGGACGGCGCGGGCGGGACCCCCGTGAGAGACGAAGCGGCCGGCACCCCCACCCAAGATGAGATGATGGATGCGGTGGGCAGCGTGCCTGAGTCTTTAGGGTCTTCTGGCGACAACAACCTTTCTCCCACCGCGTACCGCAGCGATCCTTGGGATGCTGTAATCACTCCGTCGGGAAGTAATAACCACGACGACTGCTACGGAAGTGGGAAAAGGAGTGAGGAGGCACGGAAGCCGGTCTCGGCCTCCGCGAGTAACGATGTCCCGAAGGGGAAGAAAGACGGACAGCACAGTCAGGGTAAGACGGCACCCAAGGGGGAGCGTCGCTTCTCCGCCAGCTCCCGAAAAGCAAGCACGAGCTCAGAGGACGGGAAACGAGAAGACAAAGTCAAAGGTCAAAAGTCCCCGAGTGGGGACGGGAAGGACAGCGGGGGGTACCACCGTATCGAGACCCTTGTTTCCCCCTGCACCGAGGGCGCACCCATCCAGACTGTGGGCTACTCCAACCAGCCGCTCGCAGGGGAGCGCATCAAGACCGTCGAGAGCATTCGCGTGATTGGCCGGGGCTCTCGGCGAGGGGGCGGGTCCGGCGCCCGGCCCGGGTCCGCGTCCATGTGGTACGAAGAGGAGAAATACATGGAAGCTCAGTCCCCCTTGCCCCATGCTGCCCCCCCTCCTCTTGGTATGGGCCAGGCAGGCGGCGCCGACATGCTGCCCACCATGCCGCCCCCGCACCATCTCCTCACTCACCTCCCACCTCCTCCCCCGCTCCCCCACCCACTCCCTCCTCCCCCGCCGCCCCAAACTCAGTTCCAAATGCCGTTCCTTGCTGACAGTCTGCAGACTCCTCCCCCCCCTCACCTCCACCAGATTCCTCCTTCACCTCATTTCTTCAGCGCCCCGCCCTCCATCCCTCTGCCTCCCCCGCCTCCTGTATCACCCACCCACCTCCCGACTTTGCCCTCAGCAGTCATGGTAGGGGGTATTTTGGTCCCCGTTGACCGCCCCTTACCGGCTCCTCCCGCAATGAGACATGACGGTGCAGAGCGAGGGGGCCCCAGGGGCAACAACGGGGCTCCTCGTCCGCTCATGTCTTTACTAGGTGAGCCTCCGAAGCTGCCCCGTCCCGGCACAGTTAAGGAACCGTTCGTCCCCCACCATACGCCCCCGATCCACCGCCCGGGGGCCCCCGGTGTGCCTCCCCCTCTCCTGGGCCGAGTGAAGGAGCCCTCAAATCTGCACCTTCCGTCTCCCACGTCTCCTTCCACGCCCAACCCCCCCGCCGTCGATTGCGTGCCCGCCCCCACCGGGCCGAACCCCCCCGCCAGTCCTCCGGGTCAAAGCCGCAACCAACCCCATAGCCCCGTCCCCCTCCTGGCCCTGCCCACGCAACGCCCCCCCATGGCGTCTGGCTCCAACAGACCCCAGCGAGGCCAGCACCCTCGCCACTTTAACCAAGATCACCACGGGGGTGGCAGGAGGTTTCACGGCAACAAGCGACCCGGCCCTCCGTTCGCAGGCGGGCCTTTCCACGGGCAGAAGAGACCCTTCGTGCCGCCACGCTACTGA
- the LOC131137111 gene encoding threonine--tRNA ligase 1, cytoplasmic-like isoform X5, producing MVCPALPERLQRFESLREKKNNKRGTEVSEKPLSIRVGDSQVVKGTAGVTTPLSVAQSIREKGVLVGKVNGELWDLGRPLEADCELQLLGFDTLEGREAAWRTGACVLSGVLQTAFGARVCREGASALGLYCDHVMENSDTPPLSEVEERCKEAAALTLPLSRLELSAHEIQELFQDDVLRLQLVQEQMTAPTATVYRCGDILAVTNGPLLPHTGLLRVFKMLQLSTLTLADQDERAGLVRLSGVAFPREKDKVEWEREQEEARRRDHRRIGTDQELFFFNDVSPGSCFFLPKGAHVYNTLTDFIKSEYRRRGFSEVITPTLFSTALWERSGHWEHYSDNMFTVTSEGTQTYALKPMNCPAHCLMFEQRVRSWRELPLRWADFGALHRNELSGALGGLTRVRRFCQDDAHIFCTPEQLEEEIVACLDFVRSVYRVFGFSFHCLLSTRPTPCLGEPEQWDHAEQQLERSLQHFGERWELNPGDGAFYGPKIDIQIKDAIGRQHQCATIQLDFQLPIRFDLQYVGQDGHVHRPVMIHRAVLGSLERMIAILAENFGGKWPLWLSPAQIMVIPVGGSCESAAKQVLHRFREAGFMADLNDDAGASLSRKVRAAQLAQYNYMLVVGDQESRSGTVSVRSRSGKQLGRRPVEEVLMSLQRLRDSRSNRDDF from the exons ATG GTGTGCCCGGCCTTACCTGAGCGTCTCCAACGCTTTGAGTCTCTCAGggagaaaaagaacaacaagAGGGGAACCGAAGTTTCGGAAAAGCCCCTCAGCATCCGTGTAGGCGACAGCCAGGTGGTGAAGGGAACAGCCGGGGTCACCACGCCACTCTCGGTCGCTCAGAGTATTCG GGAGAAAGGAGTCTTGGTGGGTAAGGTGAATGGGGAGCTTTGGGACCTCGGGCGCCCCCTGGAGGCGGACTGTGAACTGCAACTTCTTGGCTTTGACACACTTGAGGGACGAGAG GCCGCGTGGCGGACAGGAGCCTGTGTGCTCAGTGGGGTGCTGCAGACGGCGTTCGGTGCCAGGGTGTGTCGCGAAGGGGCGTCTGCGCTGGGACTTTACTGCGATCACGTGATGGAGAACAG CGACACACCGCCTTTGAGTGAGGTGGAGGAGCGATGCAAGGAGGCCGCTGCCCTCACGTTGCCTCTGAGCAGGCTGGAGCTCAGCGCACATGAGATCCAGGAGCTCTTCCAG gaTGACGTGCTCAGGTTACAGCTAGTCCAGGAGCAGATGACCGCCCCCACTGCTACAGTATACAG GTGTGGGGACATCCTGGCGGTTACCAACGGCCCCCTGCTTCCGCACACTGGACTCCTCAGGGTGTTCAAGATGCTCCAG CTGTCAACTCTGACCCTGGCCGACCAGGACGAGCGTGCGGGTTTGGTGCGTCTCTCCGGGGTGGCTTTTCCTCGAGAGAAGGATAAGGTGGAGTGGGAGAGGGAGCAGGAGGAGGCCCGCAGGAGGGACCACAGACGCATCGGGACG GACCAGGAGCTGTTCTTCTTCAATGACGTCAGTCCAGGAAGCTGCTTCTTCCTGCCCAAAGGAGCACACGTGTACAACACCCTCACGGACTTCATCAAG AGCGAGTACCGGCGGCGAGGCTTCAGCGAGGTCATCACCCCGACGCTGTTCAGCACCGCATTGTGGGAGCGCTCGGGCCACTGGGAGCACTACAGCGACAACATGTTCACCGTCACCTCCGAAGGCACTCAGACGTACGCGCTCAAACCCATGAACTGCCCTGCGCACTG CCTCATGTTTGAGCAGCGCGTGCGATCATGGCGGGAGCTTCCTCTGCGCTGGGCCGACTTCGGGGCGCTGCATCGTAACGAGCTCTCAGGCGCTCTGGGAGGCCTCACACGCGTCCGCAGGTTCTGCCAAGACGACGCTCACATCTTCTGCACACCCGAGCAG CTGGAAGAAGAGATTGTGGCTTGTTTGGACTTTGTGAGGAGCGTTTATCGAGTGTTTGGGTTTTCCTTCCACTGCCTCCTGTCGACACGTCCAACTCCGTGCCTCGGGGAGCCTGAGCAGTGGGACCACGCCGAGCAG CAACTGGAGCGGAGCCTGCAGCACTTTGGTGAGCGCTGGGAGTTGAACCCAGGGGACGGAGCCTTCTATGGGCCAAAG ATTGACATCCAGATCAAGGACGCGATTGGCCGACAGCACCAGTGTGCCACCATCCAGTTGGACTTTCAGCTGCCAATCAGATTTGACCTCCAGTATGTTGG GCAGGACGGTCATGTGCATCGACCAGTGATGATCCACCGAGCGGTGCTGGGATCGCTGGAGAGGATGATCGCCATCTTGGCCGAAAACTTTGGAGGGAAATG GCCCCTGTGGTTGTCCCCAGCGCAGATCATGGTCATTCCTGTAGGGGGCAGCTGTGAGTCGGCTGCTAAGCAG GTTCTCCACCGGTTTCGTGAAGCAGGCTTCATGGCCGACCTGAATGACGACGCCGGCGCCTCCTTGAGCAGGAAGGTCCGCGCCGCTCAGCTGGCGCAGTACAACTACATGTTAG TGGTGGGCGATCAGGAGTCCCGGAGCGGCACAGTGAGTGTGCGAAGTCGAAGCGGCAAACAACTGGGCAGGAGGCCCGTGGAAGAGGTCCTGATGAGCCTCCAGCGGCTGCGAGACTCCAGGAGCAACCGAGATGACTTTTAA
- the LOC131137111 gene encoding threonine--tRNA ligase 1, cytoplasmic-like isoform X4, whose translation MFARTGVFDMAVTQLFRLVIRGSAARRSLRRYSEVCPALPERLQRFESLREKKNNKRGTEVSEKPLSIRVGDSQVVKGTAGVTTPLSVAQSIREKGVLVGKVNGELWDLGRPLEADCELQLLGFDTLEGREAAWRTGACVLSGVLQTAFGARVCREGASALGLYCDHVMENSDTPPLSEVEERCKEAAALTLPLSRLELSAHEIQELFQDDVLRLQLVQEQMTAPTATVYRCGDILAVTNGPLLPHTGLLRVFKMLQLSTLTLADQDERAGLVRLSGVAFPREKDKVEWEREQEEARRRDHRRIGTDQELFFFNDVSPGSCFFLPKGAHVYNTLTDFIKSEYRRRGFSEVITPTLFSTALWERSGHWEHYSDNMFTVTSEGTQTYALKPMNCPAHCLMFEQRVRSWRELPLRWADFGALHRNELSGALGGLTRVRRFCQDDAHIFCTPEQLEEEIVACLDFVRSVYRVFGFSFHCLLSTRPTPCLGEPEQWDHAEQQLERSLQHFGERWELNPGDGAFYGPKIDIQIKDAIGRQHQCATIQLDFQLPIRFDLQYVGQDGHVHRPVMIHRAVLGSLERMIAILAENFGGKWPLWLSPAQIMVIPVGGSCESAAKQVLHRFREAGFMADLNDDAGASLSRKVRAAQLAQYNYMLVVGDQESRSGTVSVRSRSGKQLGRRPVEEVLMSLQRLRDSRSNRDDF comes from the exons ATGTTCGCCCGGACTGGTGTGTTTGACATGGCGGTGACGCAGCTGTTCCGGTTGGTTATCCGCGGGTCGGCAGCTCGCCGTTCCCTCAGGAGGTACAGCGAG GTGTGCCCGGCCTTACCTGAGCGTCTCCAACGCTTTGAGTCTCTCAGggagaaaaagaacaacaagAGGGGAACCGAAGTTTCGGAAAAGCCCCTCAGCATCCGTGTAGGCGACAGCCAGGTGGTGAAGGGAACAGCCGGGGTCACCACGCCACTCTCGGTCGCTCAGAGTATTCG GGAGAAAGGAGTCTTGGTGGGTAAGGTGAATGGGGAGCTTTGGGACCTCGGGCGCCCCCTGGAGGCGGACTGTGAACTGCAACTTCTTGGCTTTGACACACTTGAGGGACGAGAG GCCGCGTGGCGGACAGGAGCCTGTGTGCTCAGTGGGGTGCTGCAGACGGCGTTCGGTGCCAGGGTGTGTCGCGAAGGGGCGTCTGCGCTGGGACTTTACTGCGATCACGTGATGGAGAACAG CGACACACCGCCTTTGAGTGAGGTGGAGGAGCGATGCAAGGAGGCCGCTGCCCTCACGTTGCCTCTGAGCAGGCTGGAGCTCAGCGCACATGAGATCCAGGAGCTCTTCCAG gaTGACGTGCTCAGGTTACAGCTAGTCCAGGAGCAGATGACCGCCCCCACTGCTACAGTATACAG GTGTGGGGACATCCTGGCGGTTACCAACGGCCCCCTGCTTCCGCACACTGGACTCCTCAGGGTGTTCAAGATGCTCCAG CTGTCAACTCTGACCCTGGCCGACCAGGACGAGCGTGCGGGTTTGGTGCGTCTCTCCGGGGTGGCTTTTCCTCGAGAGAAGGATAAGGTGGAGTGGGAGAGGGAGCAGGAGGAGGCCCGCAGGAGGGACCACAGACGCATCGGGACG GACCAGGAGCTGTTCTTCTTCAATGACGTCAGTCCAGGAAGCTGCTTCTTCCTGCCCAAAGGAGCACACGTGTACAACACCCTCACGGACTTCATCAAG AGCGAGTACCGGCGGCGAGGCTTCAGCGAGGTCATCACCCCGACGCTGTTCAGCACCGCATTGTGGGAGCGCTCGGGCCACTGGGAGCACTACAGCGACAACATGTTCACCGTCACCTCCGAAGGCACTCAGACGTACGCGCTCAAACCCATGAACTGCCCTGCGCACTG CCTCATGTTTGAGCAGCGCGTGCGATCATGGCGGGAGCTTCCTCTGCGCTGGGCCGACTTCGGGGCGCTGCATCGTAACGAGCTCTCAGGCGCTCTGGGAGGCCTCACACGCGTCCGCAGGTTCTGCCAAGACGACGCTCACATCTTCTGCACACCCGAGCAG CTGGAAGAAGAGATTGTGGCTTGTTTGGACTTTGTGAGGAGCGTTTATCGAGTGTTTGGGTTTTCCTTCCACTGCCTCCTGTCGACACGTCCAACTCCGTGCCTCGGGGAGCCTGAGCAGTGGGACCACGCCGAGCAG CAACTGGAGCGGAGCCTGCAGCACTTTGGTGAGCGCTGGGAGTTGAACCCAGGGGACGGAGCCTTCTATGGGCCAAAG ATTGACATCCAGATCAAGGACGCGATTGGCCGACAGCACCAGTGTGCCACCATCCAGTTGGACTTTCAGCTGCCAATCAGATTTGACCTCCAGTATGTTGG GCAGGACGGTCATGTGCATCGACCAGTGATGATCCACCGAGCGGTGCTGGGATCGCTGGAGAGGATGATCGCCATCTTGGCCGAAAACTTTGGAGGGAAATG GCCCCTGTGGTTGTCCCCAGCGCAGATCATGGTCATTCCTGTAGGGGGCAGCTGTGAGTCGGCTGCTAAGCAG GTTCTCCACCGGTTTCGTGAAGCAGGCTTCATGGCCGACCTGAATGACGACGCCGGCGCCTCCTTGAGCAGGAAGGTCCGCGCCGCTCAGCTGGCGCAGTACAACTACATGTTAG TGGTGGGCGATCAGGAGTCCCGGAGCGGCACAGTGAGTGTGCGAAGTCGAAGCGGCAAACAACTGGGCAGGAGGCCCGTGGAAGAGGTCCTGATGAGCCTCCAGCGGCTGCGAGACTCCAGGAGCAACCGAGATGACTTTTAA
- the LOC131137111 gene encoding regulation of nuclear pre-mRNA domain-containing protein 2-like isoform X1, which yields MAADSEAASGHGARSSNAALEASLDRRFQGISNTMDSIQSLSGWCIENKKHSGLIVRYWMKWLKKSDNSHRLNLFYLANDVIQNCKRKNAIVFRSAFAEVLPNAVLLIKDPKVRKSVERIFSIWEERSVYPEELITQLKSNLNKKEKEREKQKEKVKVKEKGKESPPTNAPAKTKAAIKSKIVAEFTPSSLIEQLSGYKQAVAEEEHREKQLAALRLDICSTEAHKRLKDKAGGNKFAKDFEDGSLKLQEFVGFLEKELKTGPPLLEALENADIFYEMQYKEVKIVANAYSAFANRVTSLKKKLDSLKSTLPGPEDSPIPSPSEDAPSPTGSESPFLALGSVRAQVDPELDGKAMDDGDVASDDREDMDVSDEDERPSSTAGDKKGEMSPTLTKTKLDADAKPPATPTKTSKSNVASAAMTTPATPTSTSPTTPTTLGVNMAKVDLGKISSILSSLTAAMKNTTASPSPRPSPGTPTTPSGQSAASKVTPASPALASILSRVGDITPEGILNALSKSTTPALSNLLHSVTNSASATSTRTSPEAKTPGTPKAKSTAGSTLKKETPGRSRVWEKDLQLSPPPPPPPPLPPRVAAAVALPSLESKINSFLQGNPGFSLALGDSSPDGAGGTPVRDEAAGTPTQDEMMDAVGSVPESLGSSGDNNLSPTAYRSDPWDAVITPSGSNNHDDCYGSGKRSEEARKPVSASASNDVPKGKKDGQHSQGKTAPKGERRFSASSRKASTSSEDGKREDKVKGQKSPSGDGKDSGGYHRIETLVSPCTEGAPIQTVGYSNQPLAGERIKTVESIRVIGRGSRRGGGSGARPGSASMWYEEEKYMEAQSPLPHAAPPPLGMGQAGGADMLPTMPPPHHLLTHLPPPPPLPHPLPPPPPPQTQFQMPFLADSLQTPPPPHLHQIPPSPHFFSAPPSIPLPPPPPVSPTHLPTLPSAVMVGGILVPVDRPLPAPPAMRHDGAERGGPRGNNGAPRPLMSLLGEPPKLPRPGTVKEPFVPHHTPPIHRPGAPGVPPPLLGRVKEPSNLHLPSPTSPSTPNPPAVDCVPAPTGPNPPASPPGQSRNQPHSPVPLLALPTQRPPMASGSNRPQRGQHPRHFNQDHHGGGRRFHGNKRPGPPFAGGPFHGQKRPFVPPRY from the exons atggcggccgATTCTGAAGCTGCGAGCGGCCATGGAGCCCGCAGCTCTAACGCTGCCTTGGAAGCCTCTTTGGACCGCCGCTTTCAAGGAATATCCAACACCATGGACTCCATCCAGAGCCTCTCCGGCTGGTGCATAGAGAACAAAAAGCACAGCGGCCTCATCGTTCGCTACTGGATGAAGTGGCTGAAGAAAT CGGACAACAGTCACCGTTTGAATCTCTTCTACCTTGCCAACGACGTCATCCAGAACTGCAAAAGGAAGAATGCCATCGTGTTCCGCTCTGCCTTCGCCGAGGTCCTTCCAAACGCCGTTCTGCTCATCAA AGACCCCAAGGTCCGTAAGTCGGTGGAAAGGATCTTTTCAATCTGGGAGGAACGCAGCGTGTATCCCGAGGAGCTCATCACCCAGTTGAAAAGCAACCTGAACAAGAAGGAAAAGGAGCGGGAGAAGCAGAAggaaaaagtgaaagtgaaggaaaaaggaaaagagaGCCCCCCTACCAATG CTCCAGCCAAGACCAAAGCTGCAATCAAGTCCAAGATCGTTGCCGAGTTTACA CCCAGCTCACTGATAGAGCAGCTGTCGGGATACAAGCAAGCGGTGGCGGAGGAGGAACACCGGGAGAAGCAGCTCGCAGCTCTCCGGCTGGACATCTGCAGCACCGAGGCCCACAAGAGGCTCAAAG ACAAAGCGGGAGGGAACAAGTTTGCCAAGGACTTCGAGGACGGCAGCCTGAAGCTGCAGGAGTTTGTCGGCTTCCTGGAGAAGGAGTTGAAGACGGGGCCCCCCCTGCTGGAAGCGTTGGAAAATGCGGACATCTTCTACGAGATGCAATACAAGGAGGTCAAGATTGTGGCTAAT GCTTACAGTGCTTTTGCTAACCGTGTGACCAGTCTTAAAAAgaaactggactccctcaagtCCACTCTACCCGGACCCGAGGACTCCCCCATCCCTTCACCCTCCGAAGACGCCCCTTCCCCCACCGGGTCCGAGTCCCCGTTCCTTGCACTGGGTTCTGTGAGAGCCCAGGTTGATCCTGAGCTGGATGGAAAGGCCATGGATGACGGGGATGTGGCAAGCGACGACAGGGAGGACATGGACGTGTCGGATGAAGACGAGCGGCCTTCATCGACAGCAG GGGACAAAAAAGGCGAGATGTCtccgactctaaccaagacCAAGTTGGACGCAGACGCCAAGCCTCCCGCCACACCTACCAAGACCTCGAAATCTAACGTTGCATCCGCTGCTATGACAACTCCAGCCACTCCTACCTCCACCTCTCCGACCACGCCCACGACTCTGGGAGTCAACATGGCCAAGGTGGACCTGGGAAAGATCAGCTCCATTCTCAGTTCCCTCACGGCCGCCATGAAGAACACAA CAGCTAGCCCCTCGCCTCGGCCGTCCCCAGGAACACCCACCACCCCGTCCGGCCAGTCCGCAGCCTCCAAAGTGACCCCTGCAAGCCCCGCCCTGGCCAGCATCTTGTCACGCGTGGGTGACATCACACCCGAAGGCATACTGAACGCTCTGTCGAAAAGCACCACACCAG CGTTATCCAATCTCCTGCACAGCGTCACAAACTCCGCCTCCGCCACGTCAACTCGAACGTCGCCAGAGGCAAAGACCCCGGGCACCCCGAAAGCTAAATCCACCGCGGGGAGCACCCTCAAAAAGGAGACGCCCGGCAGGAGCAGAGTCTGGGAGAAGGACCTCCAGCTCTCGCCGcctcccccgccgccgccgcctctgCCTCCCCGCGTCGCCGCTGCTGTCGCCCTTCCCAGTCTTGAGTCCAAAATCAACAGTTTCTTGCAGGGCAATCCCGGTTTTAGTCTGGCCCTCGGCGATAGCAGTCCGGACGGCGCGGGCGGGACCCCCGTGAGAGACGAAGCGGCCGGCACCCCCACCCAAGATGAGATGATGGATGCGGTGGGCAGCGTGCCTGAGTCTTTAGGGTCTTCTGGCGACAACAACCTTTCTCCCACCGCGTACCGCAGCGATCCTTGGGATGCTGTAATCACTCCGTCGGGAAGTAATAACCACGACGACTGCTACGGAAGTGGGAAAAGGAGTGAGGAGGCACGGAAGCCGGTCTCGGCCTCCGCGAGTAACGATGTCCCGAAGGGGAAGAAAGACGGACAGCACAGTCAGGGTAAGACGGCACCCAAGGGGGAGCGTCGCTTCTCCGCCAGCTCCCGAAAAGCAAGCACGAGCTCAGAGGACGGGAAACGAGAAGACAAAGTCAAAGGTCAAAAGTCCCCGAGTGGGGACGGGAAGGACAGCGGGGGGTACCACCGTATCGAGACCCTTGTTTCCCCCTGCACCGAGGGCGCACCCATCCAGACTGTGGGCTACTCCAACCAGCCGCTCGCAGGGGAGCGCATCAAGACCGTCGAGAGCATTCGCGTGATTGGCCGGGGCTCTCGGCGAGGGGGCGGGTCCGGCGCCCGGCCCGGGTCCGCGTCCATGTGGTACGAAGAGGAGAAATACATGGAAGCTCAGTCCCCCTTGCCCCATGCTGCCCCCCCTCCTCTTGGTATGGGCCAGGCAGGCGGCGCCGACATGCTGCCCACCATGCCGCCCCCGCACCATCTCCTCACTCACCTCCCACCTCCTCCCCCGCTCCCCCACCCACTCCCTCCTCCCCCGCCGCCCCAAACTCAGTTCCAAATGCCGTTCCTTGCTGACAGTCTGCAGACTCCTCCCCCCCCTCACCTCCACCAGATTCCTCCTTCACCTCATTTCTTCAGCGCCCCGCCCTCCATCCCTCTGCCTCCCCCGCCTCCTGTATCACCCACCCACCTCCCGACTTTGCCCTCAGCAGTCATGGTAGGGGGTATTTTGGTCCCCGTTGACCGCCCCTTACCGGCTCCTCCCGCAATGAGACATGACGGTGCAGAGCGAGGGGGCCCCAGGGGCAACAACGGGGCTCCTCGTCCGCTCATGTCTTTACTAGGTGAGCCTCCGAAGCTGCCCCGTCCCGGCACAGTTAAGGAACCGTTCGTCCCCCACCATACGCCCCCGATCCACCGCCCGGGGGCCCCCGGTGTGCCTCCCCCTCTCCTGGGCCGAGTGAAGGAGCCCTCAAATCTGCACCTTCCGTCTCCCACGTCTCCTTCCACGCCCAACCCCCCCGCCGTCGATTGCGTGCCCGCCCCCACCGGGCCGAACCCCCCCGCCAGTCCTCCGGGTCAAAGCCGCAACCAACCCCATAGCCCCGTCCCCCTCCTGGCCCTGCCCACGCAACGCCCCCCCATGGCGTCTGGCTCCAACAGACCCCAGCGAGGCCAGCACCCTCGCCACTTTAACCAAGATCACCACGGGGGTGGCAGGAGGTTTCACGGCAACAAGCGACCCGGCCCTCCGTTCGCAGGCGGGCCTTTCCACGGGCAGAAGAGACCCTTCGTGCCGCCACGCTACTGA